The following DNA comes from Moritella sp. 24.
TACAGATGGAGCGGATAGCCCGACGTGGGACCTGCATTTGAAAGGCGCGGGACGCACACCTTACAGTCGTCAAGGAGATGGTCGCGCGGTATTACGTTCAAGTATTCGAGAGTACCTATGCAGTGCGGCGATGCAAGGTTTAGGTATCCCAACGACACAGGCGTTAAGCGTTGTTGTGGGTAGTGATGCGGTTATGCGTGAGCAAGTCGAACAAGCAGCCATGGTCGTACGTGTTGCTGAGTCTCATGTGCGTTTTGGTCATTTCGAACACTTTTATTATACTCAGCGTTTAGACGATTTAAAGTTGATGTTGGATTATACTTTAACCCAGCATTTTCCTGATGCGTTAACTGCAGAAGTACCTTATTTGGCCTTTTATAAGCAAGTTGTTACCACCACGGCAGAGCTGATGGCACATTGGCAGGCGGTTGGTTTTGTTCACGGAGTCATGAATACCGATAACATGTCGATCTTAGGTCAAACCTTTGATTATGGCCCGTTTGCGTTTCAGGACAATTTCGATCCAGCTTACGTGTGTAATCATACTGATTATTCAGGCCGTTATGCGTTTAACCAGCAACCGCAAGTGGGCTATTGGAATTTAATGGCATTGGGTCGTTCATTAACACCCTTCATGGATATCGCGCCACTAAATGAAACACTGCAAACTTATGATGATATTTTCTTGGCTAAATTACGTCAGCTAATGCGGGCTAAATTAGGGTTACAGCAAGTGCAAGATGGTGATGGTGAGTTGATTAAAAACCTGCTAGAAATATTAGCCTCGAATGAGGTGGACTATACCCACTTCTTCCGTTTATTAAGTGGCTTTGATAGTACATTAGACGGTGCGGAAGTCGCGTTGAATTCAGCTATTCGCGACCAATTCATCGACCGTGAGGTGTTTGATGCGTGGGCTGTGCAATATCAACAGCGTTTAGCACTAGAATCAAGTGTGGATGATGACCGTAAAGTGCAAATGAATCGCGCTAACCCAAAGTTTATTTTACGTAATTATTTAGCCCAGCAAGCGATTGAACAAGCAGCAGATTATGATTATAGCTTGGTGAATGAGTTGCTTAACGTATTCGCAAATCCGTTTGATGAACACTCTGAATTTGAAGCATTAGCGGCATTACCTCCAGAGTGGGGACGTAAGATGGTATTGAGCTGTTCGTCTTAATCGGGCTGTTTTTTTAGAGGCATGATAAGATAGGTTATACAGGTTATATTTTCTTAGATTTCATTACCACAAGGATCCCATTTATGAACGTGGATAAAGCAAAAAAACGTATCGAAAAATTGGCTAAAAGAGGCTTTAAAGGCTACCCATCTTTATCGTTTGAGTACTTTGGCGCCACTGCTGATACAGCAACCGAAGTCGTTGTGACGTTCAAACTAGACGAAAGTGCAGCACCACAAGCACAAAAATTTGTCAGTAAAAGTGATGCTCGCGAAGACGAAACAATTCAATCTGTACTTGTGAAAACGATTGAGCGCACAGATGCGAGTACTGTGGCTGTTGTTGACGGTGTTTCGATTATCAAATAAAGATATTTATTCATCTTACGTTCAGCGCTCATCCATATAATACGTCTTATTTATACTGAGCCAACAAGAGAATAGTGAGATGAGTACATCTACGAAAAAGTATCGATTATGTTTCAGCCTGAGCGCATTGGCCTTTATATTAATATATGGCGCTGCGCTAACAGGCTGTAAAAATACCCCTACAGATCCTAATTATCTTACTGCCGATGCGCTACCTGATTACAATCAAGCTGACTTTGATACCTATTTACAAGAAACGCAACGTTGGTTACGTGCTAATCGAGTATTTAACTCTGCTGATGAAGAGAAAGAAATCCAAGCCAACCTACCTTATGAAATTAAACCTGAAAATCCTAACGGACAAGGCGTATTGCTCGTTCATGGTCTTGCTGATTCACCATTCTCGTTTATCGATATTGCCAAGCACTTAGCGCAACAGGGTTATTTGGTGCGAACCGTATTATTACCGGGGCATGGTAGTAAAGTCGGAGACTTGATATTGCCGACACTCGCTGACTGGCAAGGGGTTGTTGCTCATCACACTAAATTACTCAAACAGGATGTCGATAAAGTTTGGCTTGGCGGTTATTCGACGGGGGCTAACTTGGTTGTATCTCAGGCAATCCGTGATGATGACATTGCAGGGTTATTACTCTTTTCTCCGGCATTTAAACCCGATTCATTTATGGTGTCTTTAGCGCCGGTAGTGAGTCACTTTATTACTTGGGCAGACCGTGATCCAGAGGATAATTATACGCGTTATAATTCACTACCGATGAATGCGGCATCCATCTATTATAAAACATCGCAGATAGTGCGTGATGATTTGGCAAAAGCGGATTATAACAAACCTGTGTTTATGATGATGAGTGAAGGTGAAAGTGTCATTGATACCAAATATGCGCAGAACGCCTTTAATCAAGTGATGACCAACCCCAGTAATAAACTTGTTTGGGCAGGGGAAGTGCAACCTGTGGATCCCCGAGCGATTAGTTTTAGCATGGATTTACCTGCGCAACAGATATCGAACGGTTCGCATTTAAGCTTGTTATTCTCACCGAAAAATCCAGTTTATGGTCGCGGTGGCGAGATCATGATCTGTGGCAATGGTCAGAAAGCAGCGGATGAAGCCAAATGTCAGGCTGGTGAAAACGTATGGTATTCGGCTTACGGTTATCAAGAGCCAGGAAAGATCCATGCAAGGTTAACTTGGAATCCGTACTTTACCCAAAGTATGTCATTACTTGATAAGGTAATGCAGCAAAAGACGCTGCAATCACCTGTGATATTGGCGGAGCAGTTTATCGAACCGCTCACGTTACATCTGTAGTCGTGCTTGGTGCGAGTTAAAAGCTAAACACGACACCAGTGGAAATGGTGGCTGTCAGATCATAAGGCAAAAATGTTTTATCGCGATTAATATAGTTAAAATCAGTCCCTGCTCTGAACGCGATATTGTCAGTCACCGCAATCACCCAAGAGGCTGAAATACTCGCACCTGTCGCTTTCGCTGTTTCTACCTCTTGGCTCCAGTAGTATCCTTTCTGACCTGCATATTCAACCACGCCAGCTTCTAGTTGCAATGACATTTTAGGTTTATTAACCAGTTGTTTTTGCGCGCCTATTCGGTATGTTTTTAGCCTGTCTTTATGGATATCTAAAAACTCTGCAGAGGTATGGCTGTAAGATATGTAGATTGCATCCATGCCTAAAGTATCGGTTAAACCGAGTTGCATACCCGCACCAGAAATACCAGAACCTTCATAGGGGCCAATTTTCATTTCTGGTGATATATGGATTGTATTAGCCAGCACAGTTGTTGAGCTAAGTAGTAGTAACGGGAGAAGTATCTTATTCATAGGGAGCACTCATTTTTATAATATCCATAAAATGTAATAATCTGTTATGAATATTATAAAAATGAGCGCTCTGAGGCTAAACACTATGCCTTATATCGCTGATAAGCATTACTTATTATTGAGAGTTAATTGCTGTTGAATGACATTGGATATAAGTGTGTGTAACCAATTTAAGAGGGCGCTATTTCGATGTCGAGTATGACAATAAGTATAAACTCCAATGTGATAGGCTTCACCTTGAACCTCGACGTTCAAAGCACGTAAATTTGGATGCTGATGAACAGGAAATAGGTTAGTGTGCGGCATGTACATATCCGAGTGTTGAATAATATCAAGTAACACCATAATGAACTCAGAGCGAAAGCCAATTTTGTATTCTAAGCCATGCTCTTTCATTGTATTAGCAGCGAGACTAAACGTATCATTCCAACCCGGAGAAATGATGGATGCAATCTCATAACCTGAATAATCATAAGGCGTGGTGATTGTCTTTGTTATTGGGTGGGCATTTCTGACGATGACTTGTCCACATAAATCGGCTAGCTTCTTATTGTAAACTTCAGCTGGCGTGTCTATTTCGTAGTTAATGCCGAGGTAAACATCATCTTTTTGTATATCCTCTACCGTCGAACGCGACCAGCTCACTAATTCGACGGTGGCATTTGGTGCTGAAGCTTTAAAGGCTTGGTAAAGTGAGCCGGATAAACAAGAAAGAACAATGGGGGAGAGGGCAATTTTAAGTGATCTATCGAGAGTTGCAGGATCGAATTTAGCA
Coding sequences within:
- a CDS encoding YdiU family protein; the encoded protein is MSIAKNKDGIESLNCDNHYARLPAHFYNKQMPDGISDPKMVSLNPQVLALLGLDSEVNSDVYSDALLQLCSGNYLPAGFEPLAMKYTGHQFGHYNPDLGDGRGLLLAQVKPASVDTDGADSPTWDLHLKGAGRTPYSRQGDGRAVLRSSIREYLCSAAMQGLGIPTTQALSVVVGSDAVMREQVEQAAMVVRVAESHVRFGHFEHFYYTQRLDDLKLMLDYTLTQHFPDALTAEVPYLAFYKQVVTTTAELMAHWQAVGFVHGVMNTDNMSILGQTFDYGPFAFQDNFDPAYVCNHTDYSGRYAFNQQPQVGYWNLMALGRSLTPFMDIAPLNETLQTYDDIFLAKLRQLMRAKLGLQQVQDGDGELIKNLLEILASNEVDYTHFFRLLSGFDSTLDGAEVALNSAIRDQFIDREVFDAWAVQYQQRLALESSVDDDRKVQMNRANPKFILRNYLAQQAIEQAADYDYSLVNELLNVFANPFDEHSEFEALAALPPEWGRKMVLSCSS
- a CDS encoding carboxylesterase, whose product is MSTSTKKYRLCFSLSALAFILIYGAALTGCKNTPTDPNYLTADALPDYNQADFDTYLQETQRWLRANRVFNSADEEKEIQANLPYEIKPENPNGQGVLLVHGLADSPFSFIDIAKHLAQQGYLVRTVLLPGHGSKVGDLILPTLADWQGVVAHHTKLLKQDVDKVWLGGYSTGANLVVSQAIRDDDIAGLLLFSPAFKPDSFMVSLAPVVSHFITWADRDPEDNYTRYNSLPMNAASIYYKTSQIVRDDLAKADYNKPVFMMMSEGESVIDTKYAQNAFNQVMTNPSNKLVWAGEVQPVDPRAISFSMDLPAQQISNGSHLSLLFSPKNPVYGRGGEIMICGNGQKAADEAKCQAGENVWYSAYGYQEPGKIHARLTWNPYFTQSMSLLDKVMQQKTLQSPVILAEQFIEPLTLHL
- a CDS encoding DUF481 domain-containing protein, whose protein sequence is MNKILLPLLLLSSTTVLANTIHISPEMKIGPYEGSGISGAGMQLGLTDTLGMDAIYISYSHTSAEFLDIHKDRLKTYRIGAQKQLVNKPKMSLQLEAGVVEYAGQKGYYWSQEVETAKATGASISASWVIAVTDNIAFRAGTDFNYINRDKTFLPYDLTATISTGVVFSF
- a CDS encoding LysR family transcriptional regulator; protein product: MKKDLYTTLDLNLLRVFQVLSQELNMRKASERLFVSQPAISQSLTKLRHHFDDELFVKVPKGLKATPFSEALAASIYPYLNGLANSINHCAKFDPATLDRSLKIALSPIVLSCLSGSLYQAFKASAPNATVELVSWSRSTVEDIQKDDVYLGINYEIDTPAEVYNKKLADLCGQVIVRNAHPITKTITTPYDYSGYEIASIISPGWNDTFSLAANTMKEHGLEYKIGFRSEFIMVLLDIIQHSDMYMPHTNLFPVHQHPNLRALNVEVQGEAYHIGVYTYCHTRHRNSALLNWLHTLISNVIQQQLTLNNK